The genomic stretch ACGATCGAAACAGCTTTTCAAAGCGCCTGTGTGGTTAAATTGGACGGCATCGAGGCGATGACGCCGGGAAGTATACCTGCCGACGCCAAACCCGTCATTGATGAGCGAAATTGGGATTAGCATGATCGAAACAAACTTAACACCGGACATCGATATCATAAAACCGATCAAAGTCAGCCTGCGTAATATTACGCTGTCGTTCGGAGGCATCACCGCTCTCAAAGATGTATCGGTGGATATCCGTGAAAACGAGATACTGGCCATCATCGGACCAAATGGCGCCGGCAAGACCTGCTTGCTGAATTGCCTCAATGGCTTCTACAAGCCTCAAAAAGGCGAGATCATCTACGAAGGTAAGAATATCTCCCGTATACGTCCGGATAAAGCCGCTAAAATTGGTCTGGCACGTACTTTCCAGAATATCGAATTATTCTCCGGGCTGACGACCATGGAAAACGCTATGGCCGCCCGGCACGTGTTTATGAAACAGAATCTCCTTACCGGCGGTCTCTACTTCGGACCGGCGCATGGCGAAGAAATTAGGCATCGCCGGGTTGTTGAAGACATCATCGATTTCCTGGAGATCGAATCGGTGCGTCACCACGTGGTCGCCACTTTACCTTACGGTATGAGGAAGCGTATCGAACTGGCCAGAGCACTGGCGCTGGAGCCGAAGGTTCTTCTGCTCGACGAACCTATGGCTGGCATGAACACCGAGGAGAAGGAAGACATTGCCCGGTTTGTGGTGGATATCTTCGAGGGGCAAGGTGAATGCTACCCGGAAACACCGGTGCTCCGAGACGGGGTGCGGACCATCGTTCTCATCGAGCATGATATGGGTGTGGTCATGGACCTGGCGGATCGCATCGTAGTGCTGGATTTCGGACGGAAGATCGCCGAGGGGACACCTGAAGAGATCAGGAACAATCCGCAGGTTATATCCGCTTACCTGGGAGAGAGCGCCAAGCGCTAGTCCGCGTTATCCTCTTCCGCCATAAGCTTGTCGCGGTAGTCCGTGATACGGCGGCATAACGGGCCTTCGCATTTCAGCGTCAGTCCCATTTTCTTCGCCTTCTTTTCCATATCGGCCAGGCTCTTCTTGTTCGTTGAATCGTATTTGGGGTAACTGGCGCATTTCACTGAGCCGTCCGGATAGACCATGATGGTGATCTCATCATTAACGGCGTCGCACTTGATAGTGGTGGCGGTTAGTTGCCAATCAGGCTTCGACATGGCGGTATTATAACATATGACCCAGAGTTGGCGGCAACCCGTTGACATTGGTTTGCATCATCCAGAAATATCCGGTGTCGCACCTATCGAAATTAGGTAAAATTACGTATTGTGACAAAGCAATCGACGTCATAAAATGAAATGATCACAGTTAGCGGCGTTTACACTGAAGCCGGAACTAACAAAATGACGTGAATTTCGTTTTAACTAGTGAGATCACATTCCAGGAGTCCATCAAAATGGCGAGCAGAGTCGATACCATAAAACGAAGTCGATTTAACGAAGCTGTAGCATCGGCGCCTGAAACCGACGAAAACGGATTATCCTTACTGATCGGTGGACTGGTCGTCTTTGGCCTGGCGCTGGGCGGTCTGGTTATCGGTTATGTTTCACCGACGATAGAGTGGGCCAGCACTGCGGTGTTGGTTTCAACCGGCACTGTGCTGACCGGTTCAGGCATCTGGAACCTAGTCAAAGAACACCTGCCGTAAGCTGAAAGCTTCATCTTTCCAGGGGAATGCTGGTGCCGGTAGCCCGGGCGATCAGTTTGCCACTCTGATCCTCAACACTTATCTCGGCCATGACCATGCGCTTGCCTTGTTTTACCACCCGGCATTCGGCGAAAAGCTCATCGTCCGGCATCGGCGGCGCCAGCAGGTGTGTGTTGAACTGGCAGGCCACAGTGGGGAAGTGCAGGGTGTTAACCGCGTAACCGAAGACTGAATCTGCCAGGGTCATGATGATGCCGCCGTGCACCAATCCCGCAAAGTTCAGAAACTCCGGTTTAAGCTTCAAACTGGCCTTGGCGTAACCTTCGTTGATTTCGACAAGTTGGATGCCGAGGAAGCGCCAGAGCGGCTCTACTGCGCTGCCGCCCCGGAGCATCTCGATATTCTTCTCGCTCAAGCCTCGACGCCTTCATCGAGGATGCGGTAGACA from Dehalogenimonas sp. THU2 encodes the following:
- a CDS encoding ABC transporter ATP-binding protein gives rise to the protein MIETNLTPDIDIIKPIKVSLRNITLSFGGITALKDVSVDIRENEILAIIGPNGAGKTCLLNCLNGFYKPQKGEIIYEGKNISRIRPDKAAKIGLARTFQNIELFSGLTTMENAMAARHVFMKQNLLTGGLYFGPAHGEEIRHRRVVEDIIDFLEIESVRHHVVATLPYGMRKRIELARALALEPKVLLLDEPMAGMNTEEKEDIARFVVDIFEGQGECYPETPVLRDGVRTIVLIEHDMGVVMDLADRIVVLDFGRKIAEGTPEEIRNNPQVISAYLGESAKR
- a CDS encoding PaaI family thioesterase translates to MSEKNIEMLRGGSAVEPLWRFLGIQLVEINEGYAKASLKLKPEFLNFAGLVHGGIIMTLADSVFGYAVNTLHFPTVACQFNTHLLAPPMPDDELFAECRVVKQGKRMVMAEISVEDQSGKLIARATGTSIPLER